A genome region from Populus alba chromosome 3, ASM523922v2, whole genome shotgun sequence includes the following:
- the LOC118049130 gene encoding uncharacterized protein isoform X2 — translation MDAKHVAERPSLGTTQRKSLKRKKSEKQIRRSIKKIRADMVEISEGQKRIREGQKEVREQFQEINKEAAKLKEETDLITKQSAANQLRIDLMFQILRARAENDSAKDAFLTQALRELMAKQDMGKTRVCEQKQGQDK, via the exons ATGGATGCAAAACATGTAGCGGAAAGGCCCTCTCTCGGAACAACTCAAAGGAAGAGTCTG aaaaggaaaaaaagtgaGAAACAAATAAGAAGAAGCATAAAAAAGATAAGGGCTGATATGGTTGAGATTAGTGAGGGGCAAAAGCGCATACGGGAGGGGCAAAAGGAAGTGAGGGAACAATTTCAGGAGATAAATAAAGAGGCTGCCAAACTAAAAGAGGAAACTGATCTAATCACCAAGCAGAGCGCTGCAAATCAACTCAGGATTGATCTTATGTTTCAAATCCTCAGAGCAAGAGCAGAGAATGATTCTGCCAAGGATGCCTTTCTCACACAAGCCTTGCG GGAGCTAATGGCAAAGCAGGACATGGGCAAAACCAGGGTTTGTGAACAGAAGCAAGGCCAAGATAAATGa
- the LOC118049130 gene encoding uncharacterized protein isoform X1, translating into MDAKHVAERPSLGTTQRKSLQKRKKSEKQIRRSIKKIRADMVEISEGQKRIREGQKEVREQFQEINKEAAKLKEETDLITKQSAANQLRIDLMFQILRARAENDSAKDAFLTQALRELMAKQDMGKTRVCEQKQGQDK; encoded by the exons ATGGATGCAAAACATGTAGCGGAAAGGCCCTCTCTCGGAACAACTCAAAGGAAGAGTCTG cagaaaaggaaaaaaagtgaGAAACAAATAAGAAGAAGCATAAAAAAGATAAGGGCTGATATGGTTGAGATTAGTGAGGGGCAAAAGCGCATACGGGAGGGGCAAAAGGAAGTGAGGGAACAATTTCAGGAGATAAATAAAGAGGCTGCCAAACTAAAAGAGGAAACTGATCTAATCACCAAGCAGAGCGCTGCAAATCAACTCAGGATTGATCTTATGTTTCAAATCCTCAGAGCAAGAGCAGAGAATGATTCTGCCAAGGATGCCTTTCTCACACAAGCCTTGCG GGAGCTAATGGCAAAGCAGGACATGGGCAAAACCAGGGTTTGTGAACAGAAGCAAGGCCAAGATAAATGa